In one window of Polaromonas naphthalenivorans CJ2 DNA:
- a CDS encoding phage tail sheath protein has translation MSLDQYHHGVRVIEINEGTRPIRTINTSIIGLVATASDADAAVFPLNKPVLITNVYSAMAKAGTLGTLARSLDAIASQARPLTVVVRVAEGVDDAATTTNVIGGVNGSGQYTGMKALLAAQAQLGVKPRILGAPGLDNQAVTVALVALAQQLRGFAYAGCDEADTIPEAVLYREEFAARELMLIYPDFMAWNGIANAAAPAVAYALGLRAKIDNEVGWHKTLSNVAVNGVTGISKDVFWDLQSADTDAGVLNAADVTALINSGSGYRFWGSRTCSDDPLFAFESATRTAQVLADTVAEAHLWAVDKPLHPSIVKDILEGVNAKFRSLKNGGYILDGSAWYDEEINTTTTLTAGQLVIDYDFTPLPPIEDLTFRQRITDRYFADFASQVAGA, from the coding sequence ATGTCACTCGACCAGTACCATCACGGCGTCCGCGTTATCGAAATCAACGAAGGCACGCGGCCGATCCGGACCATCAACACGTCGATCATCGGCCTCGTGGCCACGGCCAGCGATGCCGATGCCGCCGTCTTCCCGCTCAACAAGCCCGTCCTGATCACCAACGTCTACAGCGCCATGGCCAAGGCCGGCACGCTGGGCACCCTGGCCAGGTCGCTCGACGCCATCGCATCGCAGGCCCGCCCTCTGACCGTCGTCGTGCGCGTGGCCGAAGGGGTTGACGATGCAGCCACCACCACCAACGTCATCGGCGGCGTCAATGGCAGCGGCCAGTACACCGGCATGAAGGCCCTGCTCGCCGCCCAGGCCCAGCTCGGCGTCAAGCCGCGCATCCTCGGCGCCCCCGGCCTGGACAACCAGGCCGTCACCGTCGCCCTGGTGGCACTGGCCCAGCAGCTGCGCGGCTTTGCCTACGCCGGCTGCGACGAAGCCGACACCATCCCCGAAGCCGTGCTCTACCGCGAAGAATTCGCCGCGCGCGAACTGATGCTCATCTACCCCGACTTCATGGCCTGGAACGGCATCGCCAACGCTGCAGCGCCCGCCGTCGCCTACGCCCTGGGCCTGCGCGCCAAGATCGACAACGAAGTCGGCTGGCACAAGACCCTGTCCAATGTGGCGGTCAACGGCGTCACCGGCATCAGCAAGGACGTGTTCTGGGATCTGCAGAGCGCCGACACCGATGCCGGCGTGCTCAATGCCGCCGACGTCACCGCCCTGATCAACAGCGGCAGCGGCTACCGCTTCTGGGGTTCGCGCACCTGCAGCGATGATCCGCTGTTCGCCTTCGAGTCCGCCACCCGCACTGCCCAGGTGCTGGCCGACACTGTCGCCGAGGCGCACCTGTGGGCGGTGGACAAGCCGCTGCACCCGAGCATCGTCAAGGACATCCTGGAGGGCGTCAACGCCAAGTTCCGCAGCCTCAAAAACGGCGGCTACATCCTGGACGGTTCTGCCTGGTACGACGAAGAGATCAACACCACCACCACGCTCACGGCTGGCCAGCTCGTCATCGACTACGACTTCACGCCCCTGCCCCCGATCGAGGACCTCACGTTCCGCCAGCGCATCACCGACCGCTACTTCGCCGACTTCGCCTCTCAAGTCGCCGGCGCCTGA
- a CDS encoding phage tail tape measure protein, translating into MSNNLRLQVILQTIDKASAVLKKIRGGSNDASQALKATRDKLKELNAAQKSVSDFRELRTGLSTTSQQLKAAQAHVKQLAGALSASGPPTAAMVRQFEEAKRTAGNLGAQFHRQSQQVNALREQLKTAGISTSNLGTHERQLRADIEATNKSLEAQKQKLKAVADHQRKLSALKASHARAMMQTGILAAGGVGAMAAGRGMARPVGAVLGAYGQQEDATSQLRGSMMRSDGSVSAEFKAINELAQRLGDRLPGTTADFINMMTMLQRQGLSAKSVLGGTGEAAAYLGVQLRMPVTAAAEFAAKMQDATRTTEGDMMALMDTIQRTFYLGVDSGNMLQGFTKMGPALGIIHQEGLKAANTLAPLLVMMDQAGMAGEASGNAIRKVFQATLNEKKLGKANKLLGSEGFQLKFVNGKGQFAGLEQLYSQLAKLKGITSDVKRTTVIHELFGDDAETMQVLNTLMDKGLDGYKEVTLKMQAQADLRQRVEQQLKTLNNVKEAAMGTFTNVLAALGETVAPDAKALIDWLSEVAGKTREWIAAHPVLVGWLVKAVAVVAALTFVLGAIALTVASVLGPFLLLRFAMGMIGLQGGVLALALRGLGPAIVFIQIVLRTLFSILAKNPFVMLALGIAGFAASIIANWDGIKAAFTIGDWGSIGHFIWQGLLAGLNAATLGMSGLLTSLFGGMISIVKFIFGIQSPSTVFAEMGLMLMMGLVNGITSGLSSVQAAISGAASSAIGWFKEKLGIHSPSLVFMQAGANVSAGAALGITSGYARVRQAAAGLSLAAAGALPLASGAEPLRIDTRPPLGSTAAAPLQSGGGGNTYITINAAPGMDAQALARAVGIELDKRDRQKRAAGRSSLSDLN; encoded by the coding sequence ATGAGCAACAATTTACGCCTGCAGGTCATCCTGCAAACCATCGACAAAGCCAGCGCTGTGCTCAAGAAGATCCGGGGCGGCAGCAACGATGCATCCCAGGCTCTCAAGGCAACCCGCGACAAGCTCAAGGAACTCAACGCCGCCCAGAAATCCGTCTCGGACTTCCGCGAGCTGCGCACGGGCCTGAGCACCACCAGCCAGCAACTCAAAGCCGCACAGGCCCACGTCAAGCAACTGGCTGGCGCGCTGTCCGCATCCGGCCCGCCGACCGCAGCCATGGTCCGCCAGTTCGAGGAGGCCAAGCGCACCGCTGGCAACCTGGGCGCGCAGTTCCATCGCCAGAGCCAGCAGGTCAACGCCCTGCGCGAACAGCTCAAGACCGCCGGCATCAGCACCAGCAACCTCGGCACGCACGAGCGCCAGCTGCGCGCCGACATCGAGGCCACAAACAAAAGCCTGGAAGCGCAAAAGCAAAAGCTCAAGGCCGTGGCCGACCACCAGCGAAAGCTCAGCGCCCTCAAAGCCAGCCACGCCAGGGCAATGATGCAAACCGGCATCCTGGCCGCCGGCGGCGTGGGCGCCATGGCTGCCGGGCGCGGCATGGCCCGCCCAGTGGGCGCCGTCCTGGGCGCCTACGGCCAGCAGGAAGACGCCACCAGCCAGCTGCGCGGCAGCATGATGCGTTCCGACGGCAGCGTCAGCGCCGAATTCAAGGCCATCAACGAACTGGCCCAGCGCCTGGGCGACCGACTGCCCGGCACTACTGCCGACTTCATCAACATGATGACGATGCTGCAGCGCCAGGGCCTGAGCGCCAAATCTGTCCTGGGCGGCACAGGCGAGGCTGCGGCCTACCTGGGCGTGCAGCTGCGCATGCCTGTCACCGCCGCCGCAGAATTCGCCGCCAAGATGCAGGACGCCACCCGCACCACCGAGGGCGACATGATGGCCTTGATGGACACCATCCAGCGCACCTTCTACCTGGGGGTGGACTCGGGCAACATGCTGCAGGGCTTTACCAAGATGGGGCCGGCGCTGGGCATCATTCACCAGGAAGGCCTGAAGGCCGCAAACACCCTCGCCCCGCTGCTGGTCATGATGGATCAGGCGGGCATGGCCGGCGAAGCCTCAGGCAACGCCATCCGAAAGGTGTTTCAGGCCACGCTCAACGAGAAAAAGCTGGGCAAGGCCAACAAGCTGCTCGGCAGCGAAGGCTTCCAGCTCAAGTTCGTCAACGGCAAAGGGCAGTTCGCCGGGCTGGAGCAGCTCTACAGCCAGCTGGCAAAGCTCAAGGGCATCACCAGCGATGTCAAGCGCACCACCGTCATCCATGAGCTGTTTGGCGACGATGCCGAGACCATGCAGGTGCTCAACACCCTCATGGACAAAGGGCTCGACGGCTACAAAGAAGTCACCCTCAAGATGCAGGCCCAGGCCGATCTGCGCCAGCGTGTGGAGCAGCAGCTCAAGACGCTCAACAACGTCAAGGAAGCGGCCATGGGCACCTTCACGAATGTGCTGGCCGCGCTGGGCGAGACGGTTGCCCCCGATGCCAAGGCGCTGATTGACTGGCTCAGCGAAGTCGCCGGCAAGACCCGCGAATGGATCGCCGCGCATCCGGTGCTGGTCGGCTGGCTTGTCAAGGCGGTGGCCGTCGTCGCAGCGCTGACGTTTGTGCTCGGCGCCATCGCCCTCACCGTGGCCAGCGTGCTCGGCCCGTTCTTGCTGCTGCGGTTCGCCATGGGCATGATCGGCCTTCAGGGCGGTGTGCTTGCGCTGGCGCTTCGAGGTCTCGGGCCGGCGATCGTTTTCATCCAGATCGTGCTCAGAACCTTGTTCAGCATCCTGGCGAAAAACCCATTTGTCATGCTGGCATTGGGCATCGCCGGTTTTGCCGCCTCCATCATCGCAAACTGGGATGGCATCAAGGCCGCCTTCACGATCGGCGACTGGGGGAGCATTGGCCATTTCATCTGGCAAGGTCTGTTGGCGGGCCTGAACGCAGCCACGCTGGGCATGTCTGGCCTTCTGACAAGCTTGTTTGGCGGCATGATCTCTATTGTCAAATTCATTTTTGGCATTCAGTCCCCCAGCACCGTATTCGCAGAAATGGGCCTCATGCTCATGATGGGCCTGGTCAACGGCATCACCAGCGGCCTGAGTTCCGTGCAAGCCGCCATTTCCGGCGCGGCCAGCTCAGCCATCGGCTGGTTCAAGGAAAAGCTCGGCATCCACAGCCCAAGCCTGGTGTTCATGCAGGCCGGCGCCAACGTCAGCGCCGGCGCCGCCCTGGGCATCACCAGCGGTTACGCCCGGGTACGCCAGGCAGCCGCAGGCCTCAGCCTGGCCGCAGCCGGCGCGCTCCCGCTGGCCAGCGGCGCCGAACCCCTGCGCATCGACACCCGTCCGCCCCTGGGCAGCACCGCTGCAGCACCCCTGCAGTCCGGCGGCGGCGGAAACACCTACATCACCATCAACGCCGCCCCCGGCATGGACGCCCAGGCCCTGGCCCGGGCAGTCGGCATCGAGCTGGACAAGCGCGACCGCCAGAAACGCGCTGCCGGCCGCTCCAGCCTGTCCGACCTTAACTAA
- a CDS encoding phage tail protein → MMMAFGQFVFGLPTLAYNELQRQTSWRHPSTSRVGARPARQYLGPGDDTITLQGLLAPEFCGSTISLDQIREMGAAGSAWPLVDGNGIVHGQFVIESLNETSSIFMDNGKARRIEFQIQLARVDDARTDAIGTGTGTTASGDDVVTFDE, encoded by the coding sequence ATGATGATGGCATTCGGCCAGTTCGTTTTCGGGCTGCCCACCCTTGCATACAACGAGCTGCAGCGTCAGACCAGCTGGCGCCACCCCAGCACCAGCCGCGTCGGCGCCCGACCCGCCCGGCAGTACCTCGGCCCCGGCGACGACACCATCACCCTGCAGGGCCTGCTCGCCCCCGAGTTCTGCGGCAGCACCATCAGCCTCGACCAGATCCGCGAGATGGGCGCCGCCGGCAGCGCGTGGCCCCTGGTCGATGGCAACGGCATCGTTCACGGCCAGTTCGTCATCGAGAGCCTCAACGAGACCAGCAGCATCTTCATGGACAACGGCAAGGCCCGCCGCATCGAGTTCCAGATCCAGCTGGCCCGGGTTGACGACGCCCGCACCGACGCCATCGGCACCGGTACCGGCACCACCGCCAGCGGCGACGACGTCGTCACCTTCGACGAATAA
- a CDS encoding phage tail-collar fiber domain-containing protein — translation MPTFKTIHTLYGLQRLAAAEASGTPINLPTMAVGDGNGNPVEPGELQAVLVRERYRAAVNRVYQDPDTPTKFFCEMVIPAATGGFTLREFGVFDDAGGLFVVGNLPDMYKPTPADGAFSDTILRVEFSAQNATLITLQIDPNVAVASQSWVINNITMQSLIPGGTTGQLLRKTSNADGDMEWGSPDDVTITVDTIEEAQTLAADQLVVDLVATTTRGLALYIDGNRLRRDQWTADPVIVTRLSLAVSYAAGTRLICSQNEPTGSAPAPLERSLNLSDVPNPATARANLGVYNKEESDRAGQPGHINYTARSTAPPGWLKANGAGISRTAYAALFAAIGTTFGVGDGFNTFNLPDLRGEFIRGWDDGRGVDGSRSLGSSQAGETASHGHTGSTSAAGIHAHGVNDPGHSHQVTQEGGRNTSLAYQNGPNSAFRGEVSTLLETTRNATGIGISENGNHSHTVTISATGGSETRPRNLALLAVIKF, via the coding sequence ATGCCCACTTTTAAAACCATTCACACCCTCTACGGCCTGCAGCGCCTGGCTGCGGCCGAGGCCAGCGGCACGCCAATCAACCTGCCCACGATGGCGGTCGGCGATGGAAACGGCAATCCGGTAGAGCCCGGCGAACTGCAGGCGGTCCTCGTGCGCGAGCGTTACCGCGCCGCTGTCAACCGCGTGTACCAGGACCCCGACACGCCGACCAAATTCTTTTGTGAAATGGTGATCCCGGCCGCAACGGGTGGCTTCACGCTGCGCGAGTTCGGTGTTTTTGATGACGCCGGCGGTCTTTTCGTCGTCGGCAACCTGCCCGACATGTACAAGCCGACCCCGGCCGATGGCGCATTTTCGGACACCATCTTGCGCGTCGAGTTCAGCGCCCAGAACGCCACGCTCATTACGCTGCAGATCGACCCCAACGTCGCGGTTGCCTCGCAATCCTGGGTGATCAACAACATCACCATGCAATCCCTGATCCCGGGCGGCACCACCGGCCAGCTGCTGCGCAAGACCAGCAATGCCGACGGCGACATGGAATGGGGAAGCCCTGACGATGTCACCATCACGGTGGACACGATCGAGGAAGCGCAGACCCTGGCCGCCGACCAGCTTGTCGTTGACCTGGTCGCGACCACCACGCGCGGCCTGGCCCTCTACATCGACGGCAACCGCCTGCGCCGAGACCAGTGGACAGCCGACCCCGTCATCGTCACCCGCCTGAGCCTGGCCGTGTCGTATGCCGCCGGCACGCGCCTGATCTGCAGCCAGAACGAGCCCACCGGCAGCGCACCGGCACCGCTGGAGCGCAGCCTCAACCTGTCCGATGTGCCCAATCCGGCCACAGCCCGTGCCAATCTGGGCGTGTACAACAAGGAAGAATCCGATCGGGCCGGCCAGCCTGGCCATATCAACTACACAGCCCGTAGCACCGCGCCCCCCGGCTGGCTAAAGGCCAATGGCGCCGGGATCAGCCGCACGGCCTACGCAGCACTCTTCGCCGCGATCGGAACGACTTTTGGTGTTGGCGATGGCTTCAACACGTTCAACTTGCCTGACCTTCGCGGCGAGTTCATCCGTGGCTGGGACGATGGGCGCGGCGTCGATGGCAGCCGGTCCTTGGGCTCGTCACAGGCCGGTGAAACCGCAAGCCATGGCCATACAGGCTCGACCTCTGCAGCCGGCATACATGCCCACGGTGTTAACGACCCGGGCCACAGCCATCAGGTGACCCAAGAAGGCGGCAGGAATACGTCTTTGGCCTACCAAAACGGTCCCAATAGCGCTTTCCGAGGTGAGGTGTCCACGCTACTGGAGACCACTCGGAACGCAACTGGGATTGGCATTTCCGAGAACGGCAACCACAGCCACACCGTCACCATCAGCGCCACCGGCGGCAGTGAAACGCGTCCCCGCAACCTGGCCCTGCTGGCTGTCATCAAGTTCTGA
- a CDS encoding phage major tail tube protein encodes MSLPRKLKNFVLFNDGISYMGEVEEVTLPKLTRKTEDYRSGGMNGPIKLDFGMEGLKLEWTAAGFLRTLLNQWGTLTHDGVLLRFAGALQSDDLPFATPLEVVVRGRHTEIDFGNAKAGDKTAIKVTSELSYYKLTMDGMTVIEIDFVNMIEIVNGEDRLASVRLALGIF; translated from the coding sequence ATGTCACTCCCCCGCAAGCTTAAAAACTTCGTCCTGTTCAACGACGGCATCAGCTACATGGGCGAAGTCGAGGAAGTCACCCTTCCCAAACTGACCCGCAAGACCGAAGACTACCGCTCCGGCGGCATGAACGGCCCTATCAAGCTCGACTTCGGTATGGAAGGCCTCAAGCTCGAATGGACCGCCGCCGGCTTCCTGCGCACCCTGCTCAACCAGTGGGGCACCTTGACCCATGACGGCGTGCTGCTGCGCTTTGCCGGCGCCCTGCAGTCCGACGATCTTCCCTTTGCTACCCCGCTCGAAGTCGTCGTGCGCGGCCGCCACACCGAGATCGACTTCGGCAACGCCAAGGCCGGCGACAAGACCGCCATCAAGGTTACCAGCGAGCTCAGCTACTACAAGCTCACGATGGACGGCATGACCGTCATCGAGATCGACTTCGTCAACATGATCGAGATCGTCAACGGCGAAGACCGCCTGGCCAGCGTGCGCCTGGCACTCGGCATTTTCTGA
- a CDS encoding GpE family phage tail protein: MADLAMVFHWAPADMASLTLTELMEWRERARERHEPPA, from the coding sequence ATGGCCGACCTGGCCATGGTCTTTCACTGGGCGCCGGCCGACATGGCCAGCCTCACCCTGACCGAACTGATGGAGTGGCGCGAAAGAGCCCGCGAGCGGCACGAGCCACCCGCATAG
- a CDS encoding ogr/Delta-like zinc finger family protein, with the protein MRLHITCPNCESPAYGFRKRQLSTLVTELAYECRNPLCRASFVFQGEVTRWLTIPSNLNPQLNVPLSPIVQRRQQLDAINNLQTAVLPDIGEMITLERGSQIDIFSEQPEQ; encoded by the coding sequence GTGAGGCTACACATCACCTGCCCCAACTGCGAGAGCCCGGCCTATGGGTTCCGCAAGCGCCAGCTGTCCACGCTGGTCACGGAACTCGCCTACGAATGCCGCAACCCGCTGTGCCGCGCAAGTTTTGTGTTCCAAGGCGAGGTAACCCGCTGGTTAACCATTCCTTCCAACCTCAACCCCCAGCTCAACGTCCCCCTGTCGCCCATCGTGCAGCGCCGTCAGCAGCTCGATGCCATCAACAACCTGCAAACCGCAGTCCTTCCCGACATCGGGGAAATGATCACGCTGGAGCGCGGCAGCCAGATCGACATCTTTTCAGAACAGCCAGAACAATGA
- a CDS encoding phage tail assembly protein: MTDTADTTSATTETSTSTPPALPPHTVTLDTPIQRGSQTVTHVTLRRPLSGELRGLSLASLLQLDVAQLQMLLPRITAPLLTRAEIDQLDPADLVQLGVEVTGFFLTKADRLPLSPTA, from the coding sequence ATGACCGACACCGCAGACACCACCAGCGCCACCACCGAGACCAGCACCAGCACCCCGCCAGCGCTCCCGCCGCACACCGTCACGCTCGACACGCCGATCCAGCGCGGCTCCCAGACCGTCACCCATGTCACGCTGCGCCGCCCGCTGTCCGGCGAGCTGCGCGGCCTGTCCCTGGCCAGCCTGCTGCAGCTCGATGTGGCCCAGTTGCAAATGCTGCTGCCGCGCATCACCGCCCCGCTGCTCACCCGCGCCGAGATCGACCAGCTCGACCCGGCCGACCTGGTGCAGCTCGGCGTGGAGGTCACCGGTTTTTTTCTGACGAAAGCCGACAGGCTCCCGCTCTCCCCGACCGCGTAG
- a CDS encoding helix-turn-helix domain-containing protein yields the protein MLSIGERILEERNRLKMSQAAMATHCQVTTVTQGKWERGKGTPNAGYLAEMAKLGVDVMYVVTGMRMPAPAEGTEQGTQLVQLNQRQQALIQNYDAADDVGKTFIEGTATLATQPKVKRASGGGKR from the coding sequence ATGTTGTCTATCGGTGAACGCATCCTGGAAGAACGAAATCGGCTCAAGATGAGTCAGGCGGCCATGGCGACGCACTGCCAAGTCACGACCGTGACGCAGGGGAAATGGGAACGGGGCAAGGGAACGCCTAACGCGGGCTACCTGGCTGAGATGGCAAAACTAGGCGTTGACGTGATGTATGTGGTGACCGGCATGCGCATGCCGGCACCAGCAGAAGGCACTGAACAGGGTACCCAGTTGGTGCAGTTGAACCAGCGGCAACAGGCGCTGATCCAGAACTACGACGCGGCTGACGACGTGGGGAAAACCTTTATTGAAGGCACCGCTACTCTTGCAACGCAACCGAAGGTCAAGCGGGCGAGCGGAGGCGGCAAACGATAG
- a CDS encoding phage late control D family protein, translating into MASSTPTYRLTLQGRDITPTLDARLISLTLTECRGDKADQLDIALTDHDGALQLPGKGVELTLAIGWAGEALIDKGTFTVDETEHSGAPDTITIRARSADLGKSLRTRAEHSYHGTTLGAILKKIAARHSLTSRIDGALAARAIAHIDQAGESDLNFVTRLAKRYDAVATVKHGHLIFLPINGTKTSAGESLPTLTLTRADGDQHRYHTSDRDAYSGVRAYWHDGKHAKRRGVLIGLSGNAKRMKESFADESTARTAAKAEWQRLQRGASTFELTLARANPLLAPQTPVRVTGFKPQIDSDKWLCITVTHSIGDGGFTSKIECENESTDSSDSGKVQDSDAEEN; encoded by the coding sequence ATGGCCAGCAGCACCCCTACCTACCGCCTCACCCTGCAGGGCCGCGACATCACCCCCACGCTCGATGCACGCCTGATCAGCCTCACCCTGACCGAATGCCGCGGCGACAAGGCCGACCAGCTCGACATCGCACTCACCGACCACGACGGCGCCCTGCAGCTGCCCGGCAAAGGCGTCGAGCTCACGCTGGCCATCGGCTGGGCCGGCGAAGCCCTGATCGACAAGGGCACCTTCACGGTGGACGAGACCGAGCACAGCGGGGCCCCAGACACCATCACCATCCGTGCTCGCAGCGCCGACCTGGGCAAATCCCTGCGCACCCGCGCCGAGCACAGTTACCACGGCACCACCCTGGGCGCCATCCTGAAAAAGATCGCTGCCCGCCACAGCCTGACCAGCCGCATCGACGGCGCCCTCGCCGCACGCGCCATTGCCCACATCGACCAGGCCGGCGAGAGCGATCTCAACTTCGTCACCCGCCTGGCCAAGCGCTACGACGCCGTAGCCACCGTCAAGCATGGCCACCTCATCTTTTTGCCCATCAACGGCACCAAGACCAGCGCCGGCGAGTCCCTGCCCACCCTCACCTTGACCCGCGCAGATGGCGACCAGCACCGCTACCACACCAGCGATCGCGACGCCTACAGCGGCGTTCGCGCCTACTGGCACGACGGCAAGCACGCCAAGCGGCGCGGCGTGCTGATCGGCCTGAGCGGCAACGCCAAGCGCATGAAAGAAAGCTTTGCCGACGAAAGCACAGCACGGACAGCGGCAAAGGCCGAATGGCAGCGCCTCCAGCGCGGCGCTTCCACCTTCGAGTTGACCCTGGCCCGGGCCAATCCCCTGCTGGCACCGCAAACGCCCGTGCGAGTGACAGGCTTCAAGCCGCAGATCGACTCGGACAAATGGCTCTGCATCACCGTGACGCACAGCATCGGCGACGGCGGCTTCACCAGCAAAATTGAGTGTGAAAACGAAAGCACCGACAGCAGCGACAGCGGCAAAGTCCAGGACTCGGACGCAGAGGAAAACTGA